The following nucleotide sequence is from Deinococcus radiopugnans ATCC 19172.
GCCCTGTTCGCTGGCGGTCTTTTTCAGGTACGCCAGAATTTCGGGCTGGCGGGCGTAGCGGTGGCTCCAGTCGGGATTGGGCACCCCCGAGAAAGAGTACAGGTCACTCTTGACGTCACAGGCGCAGCCGGGGTAGGTGTTGTCGCGCCAGGTGCCGCCCACCTCCGCGCCGCGCTCGAAGACCACGAAGTCGTGGACGCCGCGCCGTTTCAGCTCCAGCGCCGTGCCCAGCCCCGCAAAACCTGCGCCCAGAATGGCGATGCCGTGATGGGTGGCCGCGTGAGGGGTCATAGCCTATTGTGCTCCAGAAAGGCGTGCAGCAGGGCGTTGAATTCCGCCTCTCGCTCGATCTGCGGAACGTGGCCGGTCTGCGTGAACAGGTGGACGGCGGCGTGCGGGTGCGTGCGGCGCGCGGCCTCCAGATGGTGGGCGGGCAAAATTTCGTCACGGTCTCCCCAGACGATCAGGGTGGGCCGCTTGAGCGCTGGAAGCCGCCCGGCCAGCTTCGCCTGCCACTCCGCCTGCGCCCCGCGCACCGTGCCGATAGAGCGCAGCACCGACAGAAAGGCCCGCGCTGCGCCGGGTTGCCGCGCGAGGGCCAGCGTATGTGCGACGCGCTCCGGCGTGGCGAAGGCGGGCGAGGCGAACAGGCTGCGGGTCACGCGCCGCGCACTGGCCGGACCGGGGGCCAGCAGCCGCTCACCCAGCCCCGGCAGCGCGCACAGGCGCAGGGCCAGGGCCACGTCCCGCCCGAATCCGGCGGAGTTGACCAGCCCCAGCCCGCGCGTCTGCTCCGGGTATATCACCGCGAAGGTCTGCGCCACCGCCCCGCCCAGCGAGTTGCCGATCAGGGTCACGGGCCGCGTCTCGCCCACCGCGTCCAGATAGTGCTGCACGAAGCGCGCCAGCCCCGGCAGGCTGTAGTTCACCTGCGGCTTGTCGGTGTAACCGAAACCGATTAAGTCCGGGGCATAGACGCGGTGGGTGCCAGATAACGCCCGGATCGTCGGCTCAAAATCCTCCAGGCTGCGGCCAATGCCGTGCAGCAGGACGACGGGCCGCCCCTCACCGCCCGTGACGTGGCGAGTGCGGATGCCGCCCACGTTCAGGAATTGAGGCGATAAGGGTTGAGGTGGGGATTCGGCAGCGGTCATAACGTCCTCCAGAAAAAGGATGGATTCAGAGAAAGGCTGCCGCGCTATCAACGGGCGTGCCGTGAGGAAACGCAGCTTCAACCTGCAAGACGAAGGGCGCGGACAGGTCTCCCCGCCGCGCGCCCCCGAATGGTCTGCTAGCGCCCTGCCGACACAGGCTCCTGTCGCGCCAGGACCTCTTGCAGTCCAGTCTCAAAGCGCTCTACCGCCCCGTCCACGTCCGCCAGCTTGTCCAGCCCGAACAGGCCGACGCGGAAGGTCTTGAAGTCCGGCCCCTCTCCTACCTGAAGCGGCACACCCGCCGCGATCTGAAGGCCCGCCTCGCGGAACGCCTGGCCACTCTGGATGGCGTCGTTGTCGGTGTAGCTGACCACCACGCCGGGAGCCTTGAACCCCTCAGCGGCGACGCTCGAAAAGCCTGCCGCTTTCAGCACCTCGCGCACCCGGTTGCCCAGCTCCCACTGCGCGTCCTGCGCCTTCTCGAAGCCAAAGGCCCCCATCTCCAGCACGGTGTCGCGGAACTGGCGCAGGCCGTCGGTGGGCAGCGTGGCGTGGTACGCAAAGCCGCCGCCCTCGTAGGCGCGCATGAGGTTCAGCCACTTTTTCAGATCCAGGGTGAAGCTGACCGAATCGGTGGCGTCCACCCGCGTGACCGCTGCCGCGCTCAGCAGCGCGATGCCGGCGCAGGGCGTGCTGCTCCAGCCCTTCTGCGGCGCGGTGATCAGCACGTCGATGCCCAGATCGGCCATGTCCAGCCACACGCAGCCGGAGGCGATGCAGTCGATGACCAGCAGGCCGCCGACCTCATGCGCGGCCCCCGCCATCTGACGGATGTACTCCTCCGGCAGGATGATCCCCGACGACGTTTCCACATGCGGCGCGAAGACCAGCGCGGGCTTCTCGCGGCGAATGGCCTCCACCACTTCCTCGATGGGCGGGGGCGCAAACGGCTCCTGCCGCCCGTCGCCCTGCTCCCGCGCCTGAAGCACCGTCACGGCTCCCGGCACACGGCTCATCTCGAAAATCTGTGACCAGCGGTAGCTGAACCAGCCGTTGCGCACCACCAGGCAGGGTTGGCCCTGCGCCAGTTGATCCACCACCGCCTCCATCGCGGACGTGCCCGAACCCGGAATGATCGCCACAGCGTCGGCGTGGTAGACCGCCTTCAGTTCACGCGACAGGTCAGTCATCACCGCCTGAAACGCTGCGGACATGTGGTTGAGGGAACGGTCTGTGAACACCACCGAGTATTCCAGCAGGCCGTTGGGGTCAATGTCGGGGCGAAGGGGGGGCATGGCGTCTCCTTGGGGTGGGGGAAAGTAGGAATAATCGAAAATTGCTTCCACTTCTAAGTATGACCCAAAAGTGGAAGCAAGCGTCCCGTTTCCAGCATCAGGCTTGCGCCCTCAGCGAGAACGCCGTCTCAGAACTGCGCCAGCACGCCCTCTAACCGCTCCTTCTGCGCCCCGAAGTCCTGCACGCGGCGTTTCTCCTCCTCGATCACCTCGGCGGGGGCACGGGCCACGAAGCCCTCATTGCCGAGCTTGCCCTGCGCCTGCTTGATCTGCCTGTCCAGCTCGGCCAGCCGCTTTTTCTGCTTGCCCAGCCACTCGGCGATGTCCACCGTGCCCTCCAGCGGGGCGCGGACGGTCACGCCGCCTTCCACGGCAGACAGGGTGCGGCCTTCCAGCGCCTCCACCAGCTTCACGCGGGCAATGCTCTCCACCACGCGGGCATTCTCGGCCACCGTGCCGGCCTGCTCGCCCTCCACGACGACGCCCAGCCGATCCTGCGGCGACAGGCCCAGCTCGTTCTTGAGGCTGCGGGCGGCAGCCACCGCGTCGCGCAGGCCGCCAAAGGTGCGGGTGGCGTCGGCGTCGTGCAGGGCGTCCACCGGTTGCGGCCAGGCGTGCAGCGCCAGCTGGCGGCGGTGGCCCAGCGCGGCGTAGACCTCGGAGGTGATGAACGGCATGAAGGGGTGCAGCAGCTTCAGGATGTGTTCCAGCACGGCCTTCAGCGTCGCCATGCTGCCCAGTCGGCCCTC
It contains:
- a CDS encoding alpha/beta fold hydrolase translates to MTAAESPPQPLSPQFLNVGGIRTRHVTGGEGRPVVLLHGIGRSLEDFEPTIRALSGTHRVYAPDLIGFGYTDKPQVNYSLPGLARFVQHYLDAVGETRPVTLIGNSLGGAVAQTFAVIYPEQTRGLGLVNSAGFGRDVALALRLCALPGLGERLLAPGPASARRVTRSLFASPAFATPERVAHTLALARQPGAARAFLSVLRSIGTVRGAQAEWQAKLAGRLPALKRPTLIVWGDRDEILPAHHLEAARRTHPHAAVHLFTQTGHVPQIEREAEFNALLHAFLEHNRL
- a CDS encoding aminotransferase class V-fold PLP-dependent enzyme, which produces MPPLRPDIDPNGLLEYSVVFTDRSLNHMSAAFQAVMTDLSRELKAVYHADAVAIIPGSGTSAMEAVVDQLAQGQPCLVVRNGWFSYRWSQIFEMSRVPGAVTVLQAREQGDGRQEPFAPPPIEEVVEAIRREKPALVFAPHVETSSGIILPEEYIRQMAGAAHEVGGLLVIDCIASGCVWLDMADLGIDVLITAPQKGWSSTPCAGIALLSAAAVTRVDATDSVSFTLDLKKWLNLMRAYEGGGFAYHATLPTDGLRQFRDTVLEMGAFGFEKAQDAQWELGNRVREVLKAAGFSSVAAEGFKAPGVVVSYTDNDAIQSGQAFREAGLQIAAGVPLQVGEGPDFKTFRVGLFGLDKLADVDGAVERFETGLQEVLARQEPVSAGR